The Pangasianodon hypophthalmus isolate fPanHyp1 chromosome 2, fPanHyp1.pri, whole genome shotgun sequence genome window below encodes:
- the dph3 gene encoding DPH3 homolog, whose product MSVFHDEVEIEDFEYDEETETYYFPCPCGDKFAITKEDLENGEEVATCPSCSLIVKVIYDKEQFMCGEVIDALPASETKLEVAQR is encoded by the exons ATGTCGGTTTTTCACGACGAAGTCGAAATTGAGGACTTCGAATACGACGAAGAAACAGAAACGTATTACTTCCCGTGTCCCTGTGGAGACAAGTTTGCTATCACAAAG GAGGATTTGGAGAATGGTGAGGAAGTGGCCACATGTCCAAGCTGCTCGCTGATTGTTAAAGTAATTTATGACAAG gagCAGTTTATGTGTGGGGAAGTCATTGATGCACTGCCTGCATCAGAAACAAAACTGGAGGTGGCCCAGAGATGA